In Pleurocapsa sp. PCC 7319, the following are encoded in one genomic region:
- a CDS encoding HEAT repeat domain-containing protein, which translates to MPDLEKIATQLESSNSKDRLLALTSLRQVAPEDAVPLIKKVLNDEILPVRSMAVFALGVKPTPECFPILVDLLGSDPDYGIRADAAGALGYLNDIRAFEYLVRAFYEDTNWLVRFSAAVSLGNLQDIRAKELLMEALDSKEVILQQAAIAALGEIKATEAVDRILDFANSEDWLIRQRIAEALGNLNTEKSVSALKFLAKDLHPQVQEAALISLERLQLSEK; encoded by the coding sequence ATGCCAGATTTAGAAAAAATTGCTACTCAGTTAGAAAGTTCTAATTCTAAAGATCGTTTACTAGCTTTAACATCTCTAAGGCAAGTCGCACCAGAAGATGCGGTGCCTTTAATCAAAAAAGTGTTAAATGATGAAATACTTCCTGTTCGCTCTATGGCAGTATTTGCTCTGGGAGTTAAGCCGACTCCTGAGTGTTTTCCGATTTTAGTAGACTTGCTCGGAAGTGATCCAGACTATGGAATTCGGGCGGATGCAGCAGGAGCGCTGGGATATTTAAATGATATTCGTGCTTTTGAATATCTAGTAAGAGCGTTTTATGAAGATACTAACTGGCTAGTAAGATTTAGTGCTGCGGTTTCCTTAGGAAACTTACAAGATATTCGCGCCAAAGAATTGTTAATGGAAGCTTTGGATAGCAAGGAGGTCATTCTCCAACAAGCAGCGATCGCCGCATTGGGAGAAATTAAAGCCACTGAAGCAGTAGATAGAATACTTGATTTTGCTAATTCTGAGGATTGGTTGATCCGTCAGAGAATTGCAGAAGCCTTAGGTAATCTGAATACAGAAAAAAGTGTTTCAGCCCTCAAGTTTTTAGCCAAAGATCTTCATCCTCAAGTTCAAGAAGCAGCACTTATTTCCTTAGAGCGTTTACAACTAAGCGAAAAATAA
- a CDS encoding class I SAM-dependent methyltransferase, which produces MFSEVSSEYAKYRANYANNSIEKILEGFENLSQLIAVDVGAGTGIASRQIAERGIRVLAVEPDLAMIRAATPHPLVEFRETAAEATNLPDGFADIVTCFTAFHWFDFERSLKEFQRILKPSGRLALVWNSWDSRDLFTRRYSQLLRKASQQYRTKITPYNNFPTGSVKLARMAMLWHLRWIPYFQCILRYRFAHQQVMNLAALVGCARSQSFVPHEGAVWEQLVADLGDLVESRETTYHLAYRTTLFLSQPLHRAA; this is translated from the coding sequence ATGTTTTCTGAAGTCTCGTCAGAATATGCGAAGTACCGAGCAAATTACGCAAACAATTCCATCGAAAAGATTCTAGAAGGGTTTGAAAATCTGTCTCAACTCATTGCTGTAGATGTAGGAGCTGGGACAGGTATTGCTTCCCGACAAATCGCTGAACGAGGAATAAGAGTTCTAGCGGTTGAACCTGATCTAGCCATGATTCGAGCCGCGACACCTCATCCACTGGTAGAATTTCGAGAAACAGCCGCAGAAGCAACCAACCTTCCAGACGGTTTTGCTGACATTGTGACTTGTTTCACAGCCTTTCACTGGTTTGATTTTGAGCGCAGCCTAAAAGAATTTCAACGCATCTTGAAGCCGTCAGGACGATTAGCGTTAGTCTGGAATTCTTGGGACTCCCGTGATCTATTCACTCGGCGCTATTCTCAGTTGCTTCGTAAAGCATCTCAGCAATATCGAACAAAAATTACTCCCTACAACAATTTCCCGACTGGGTCTGTCAAGCTAGCACGGATGGCAATGCTGTGGCATTTACGCTGGATACCTTATTTCCAATGTATTCTTCGTTACAGGTTTGCTCATCAACAGGTCATGAATCTTGCGGCTCTGGTTGGTTGTGCTCGCTCTCAGAGCTTTGTCCCTCATGAAGGGGCAGTGTGGGAGCAATTGGTTGCAGATTTAGGAGATTTAGTAGAGAGTCGTGAAACGACCTATCACCTAGCTTACAGAACGACCCTATTTTTATCTCAACCCTTGCATAGAGCGGCATAA
- a CDS encoding phycobilisome rod-core linker polypeptide, giving the protein MSNTFVNPNLTKSSQPGTGLNEDSKPVVLFPSSSSVEIEIVIRAIYRQVLGNAHIMESERLTVAESQLKRGEISVREFVRWLAKSELYKSRFIDNCPRYRSHELNFKHLLGRAPDDYQETLAHSQILDSRGYEADIDSYIDSDEYQNAFGENIVPYHRGYKTQTGKSLLGYTNMFKMLESVSTSDKAGYSGNAPRLVKPIIYNNPGGSVPVTDINDLLQGVLQLKSQTVSATSEFVPYMQSPSTQSQQDREDAGSDQKIADLETQLAELRSFATIGAAGVSKWQSNYIDINDTPGSSSSFSSWSNNSQTKQERIASLKQEIAQARSLAALGETRLNKWRSRVFF; this is encoded by the coding sequence ATGAGCAATACTTTTGTTAACCCAAACCTGACAAAATCTTCTCAACCAGGCACAGGCTTAAATGAAGATAGCAAGCCAGTAGTATTATTTCCCAGTTCCTCATCAGTAGAAATAGAAATAGTCATTCGTGCGATTTACCGTCAGGTACTGGGGAATGCCCATATTATGGAGAGCGAACGTTTAACTGTTGCTGAATCCCAATTGAAAAGGGGTGAAATTAGCGTTAGAGAATTTGTCCGTTGGTTGGCAAAGTCAGAACTATATAAATCTCGATTTATTGATAACTGTCCTCGCTATCGCTCACACGAATTAAACTTCAAACATCTTCTAGGACGCGCTCCTGATGATTATCAAGAAACTCTTGCTCACAGTCAAATTTTAGATAGTCGGGGTTATGAAGCTGATATTGATTCCTATATCGATAGTGACGAATATCAAAATGCTTTTGGCGAAAATATAGTACCTTACCATCGGGGCTACAAGACTCAGACAGGCAAAAGCTTGCTGGGTTATACAAATATGTTCAAGATGTTGGAAAGTGTTTCCACCAGTGATAAAGCAGGATATTCGGGTAATGCCCCAAGACTGGTTAAACCGATTATCTATAATAATCCAGGTGGTAGTGTCCCTGTTACTGATATAAACGATCTCCTTCAAGGAGTTCTCCAACTTAAATCTCAAACTGTTTCTGCTACCTCAGAATTTGTTCCTTATATGCAATCGCCATCTACTCAATCACAGCAAGATAGAGAGGATGCAGGTTCAGATCAAAAAATAGCTGATTTAGAAACTCAACTAGCAGAATTACGTTCCTTTGCTACTATTGGTGCAGCTGGAGTTAGTAAGTGGCAATCCAACTACATTGATATTAACGACACTCCTGGATCTTCTAGTAGTTTCTCATCATGGAGTAATAATTCACAAACTAAGCAAGAGCGTATTGCGAGTCTTAAACAAGAAATAGCTCAAGCTAGAAGTTTAGCAGCTCTGGGGGAAACTCGTCTTAATAAATGGCGCAGTCGAGTATTTTTCTAG
- a CDS encoding clan AA aspartic protease: MMFGVVNNNCEAIIKVAVGRIGSPKITIDAVIDTGFTSFLSLPLSIITELGLPWHYRDVGTLGDGSEVIFEIYKAAVIWDGQNQIIDVAASDADPLVGMSLLYGFRLQIEAMEGGTVTIETLK; encoded by the coding sequence ATGATGTTCGGTGTGGTCAATAATAATTGTGAAGCAATCATTAAAGTTGCAGTGGGACGTATCGGTTCACCCAAAATAACCATTGATGCAGTCATTGATACAGGATTTACCAGCTTTTTGTCTTTACCCCTTTCTATCATCACAGAACTTGGCCTGCCTTGGCATTACCGCGACGTTGGTACATTAGGCGACGGGAGCGAAGTCATTTTTGAAATATACAAAGCGGCTGTGATTTGGGATGGTCAGAATCAGATCATTGATGTAGCGGCTTCCGATGCAGATCCGTTAGTTGGGATGAGTTTGTTGTATGGATTTAGGCTTCAGATTGAGGCGATGGAAGGTGGTACTGTTACGATTGAAACTTTGAAGTAG
- a CDS encoding DUF5615 family PIN-like protein, with the protein MASVQFQADADLNQAIVTGVIRRQPSINFQTATEADLEGLKDAEVLALSSRQQRILVTHDRRTMPTEFAEFIIDSQSLGVLIVSRKTALETVLEELILIWSVTTAEEWINRIAKVPL; encoded by the coding sequence ATGGCAAGCGTTCAATTTCAAGCTGATGCTGATCTAAATCAAGCGATTGTGACAGGGGTTATCCGTCGACAGCCCAGTATAAATTTTCAAACCGCTACTGAAGCAGATTTAGAAGGTTTAAAAGATGCGGAAGTATTGGCTCTATCATCCAGGCAGCAGCGCATTTTAGTGACTCATGATCGTAGAACAATGCCGACTGAATTTGCGGAGTTCATAATCGATAGTCAAAGTTTAGGAGTGCTGATTGTTTCTAGGAAGACAGCTTTAGAAACTGTTCTTGAGGAACTGATCTTAATTTGGTCAGTAACCACAGCAGAAGAATGGATTAACCGAATTGCCAAAGTTCCACTGTAA
- a CDS encoding DUF433 domain-containing protein, translating into MTAVAAKPYVEFKKQGYWVIGTRVSLDSIVYAFRKGLLPESIAQAYPLLDLEKVYGAITFYLANRSDIDAYLISEEQAFDAMLQPLQVDAPSLHQKLLSAKESVQQA; encoded by the coding sequence ATGACTGCCGTCGCCGCTAAGCCATATGTAGAGTTCAAAAAACAAGGATATTGGGTTATTGGTACCCGAGTTTCTTTGGATTCTATTGTCTATGCTTTCCGCAAAGGTCTACTTCCCGAAAGCATCGCTCAAGCATATCCTTTGCTTGACTTAGAGAAGGTATACGGAGCAATTACCTTTTACCTGGCTAATCGTTCTGATATTGATGCTTACCTAATCTCAGAGGAACAGGCATTTGATGCCATGCTACAGCCTTTACAGGTGGACGCACCTTCTTTACATCAAAAACTGCTTTCTGCTAAGGAGTCAGTACAGCAAGCATAA
- a CDS encoding DUF3291 domain-containing protein, with protein MESSYNYVYKSSHLEVMGRKKEWFQRMCDLRTGKVKQKVSGRFRQEHLHGNLVNARFRVFLKTIGEYFE; from the coding sequence ATAGAGTCTTCATACAACTATGTCTATAAGTCTTCACACTTAGAGGTCATGGGGAGAAAAAAGGAATGGTTTCAACGGATGTGTGATTTACGTACAGGCAAGGTCAAGCAGAAAGTCTCCGGTCGTTTCCGTCAAGAGCATTTACATGGTAACCTCGTAAATGCTAGGTTTCGAGTATTTCTAAAGACGATTGGGGAATATTTTGAATGA
- a CDS encoding ATP-binding cassette domain-containing protein has translation MSIIDVQNLTKIYPVAIKKPGFKGTLTHFFRRTYREIKAVQNVSFQIQPEEIVGFLGANGAGKTTTLKMLTGLIHPSQGQVRVANHIPFRRQPQFLRQTSLVMGQKQQLLWDLPALDSLRINAAVYNISDQVFKQRLTELATMLAIEDKLNQPVRKLSLGERMKAELLAALLHHPKVLFLDEPTLGLDVNAQVAVREFLQEYNQRYGATILLTSHYMADITALCDRVLLIHQGQLIYDGSLDRLLERYSPCREVKIELAQPIPAEKLADFGEIEAIAGQEVRFLVPRENLTATIAHILAKLPIQDLSVKDPPIEEIIGRLFEAGKVA, from the coding sequence GTGTCAATTATTGATGTTCAAAATCTAACCAAAATTTATCCTGTAGCTATCAAGAAACCCGGTTTCAAAGGAACTCTGACACATTTTTTTCGCCGTACCTATCGCGAAATTAAAGCGGTGCAAAATGTATCTTTTCAGATTCAGCCAGAAGAAATAGTTGGTTTTTTGGGAGCTAATGGTGCTGGCAAAACGACAACTCTCAAAATGTTGACGGGATTAATTCATCCTTCCCAGGGACAAGTACGAGTAGCCAACCATATTCCTTTTCGCCGTCAGCCACAATTTTTACGCCAAACCAGCTTAGTAATGGGGCAAAAGCAGCAATTGCTCTGGGATTTACCTGCCCTAGATTCATTGCGCATTAATGCAGCCGTTTACAATATCTCCGACCAGGTATTTAAGCAACGTCTGACTGAACTGGCAACAATGTTAGCGATTGAAGACAAGCTCAATCAACCTGTACGGAAGCTTTCTTTAGGAGAAAGAATGAAAGCAGAATTGTTAGCAGCCTTATTACACCACCCTAAAGTGTTGTTTCTCGATGAACCCACCTTAGGTTTGGATGTTAATGCTCAAGTCGCTGTTCGCGAATTTCTTCAGGAATACAATCAACGCTATGGAGCCACAATTCTCCTTACTAGTCACTACATGGCAGATATTACGGCATTGTGCGATCGCGTATTATTAATTCATCAGGGTCAACTAATCTACGATGGCTCACTCGATCGCTTATTAGAACGTTATTCTCCCTGTCGGGAAGTCAAAATAGAATTGGCACAACCTATCCCAGCAGAAAAATTAGCTGATTTTGGGGAAATTGAAGCGATCGCTGGACAGGAAGTTCGGTTTTTAGTTCCCAGAGAAAATCTAACCGCCACTATTGCTCACATTCTGGCTAAATTACCCATACAAGATTTGAGCGTTAAAGATCCACCAATTGAAGAGATTATTGGTCGTTTGTTTGAAGCAGGTAAAGTTGCTTAA
- a CDS encoding alpha/beta fold hydrolase, translated as MTAINPEISEHISKQGEHETYYLAAGPKDGPLLIFVHGWPELAISWQKQLLALSSLGFFCVAPDKRGYGNSTIYSRNEDYALEHVVGDLMELMKDLGRDKAVWIGHDWGGPVVWSLAMHHPEACVGVAGMCAAYGGMERGLDSLIPLVNRDIYPEEEFPAGQWEYQRFYEESFEQATAAFDALIEKSVRAIFRKSDPDNLGKPASTAYVRKNGGWFEGKGEAPDLALDTDVMEEAEYEYYVEKFKKNGFFGPDSYYMNHERNRVYAEKVREQWRLKMPILFLHARYDYVCDTLISRIAEPMRLECDNVSEQVLDTSHWMGQERPQEVNAALAAWLARSLPHYWPKPARTY; from the coding sequence ATGACTGCTATTAATCCAGAAATTTCTGAACACATCAGCAAACAAGGCGAGCATGAAACATATTATCTTGCTGCGGGGCCTAAAGACGGTCCGCTACTGATTTTTGTTCATGGCTGGCCCGAGCTGGCGATCAGCTGGCAAAAGCAACTGCTCGCTCTTTCAAGTCTGGGTTTCTTTTGTGTTGCGCCGGATAAAAGAGGATATGGCAATTCGACGATCTATTCCCGTAACGAAGATTACGCTTTGGAGCATGTCGTCGGCGATCTGATGGAGCTGATGAAAGATCTGGGCCGGGACAAAGCTGTCTGGATCGGCCATGACTGGGGCGGTCCAGTGGTGTGGTCGCTCGCGATGCATCATCCAGAAGCATGCGTCGGCGTGGCGGGTATGTGTGCTGCTTACGGTGGAATGGAGCGGGGCCTTGATTCACTCATACCGCTGGTTAATCGCGACATCTATCCCGAGGAGGAATTTCCCGCAGGCCAATGGGAGTATCAACGCTTTTACGAGGAAAGTTTTGAGCAGGCGACGGCTGCGTTCGATGCCTTGATCGAGAAAAGCGTTCGAGCGATCTTTCGGAAAAGCGATCCTGACAATTTGGGCAAGCCAGCTTCGACCGCCTATGTCCGCAAGAACGGCGGGTGGTTCGAAGGGAAGGGCGAAGCGCCCGATCTCGCCCTCGATACGGATGTCATGGAAGAAGCAGAATACGAGTATTACGTCGAAAAGTTTAAGAAGAACGGCTTTTTCGGGCCCGACAGCTATTACATGAACCATGAACGCAACAGGGTATACGCGGAAAAAGTCAGGGAGCAGTGGCGACTTAAGATGCCGATCCTGTTTCTTCACGCCCGGTATGACTATGTCTGCGACACGCTGATATCCAGAATCGCAGAACCGATGCGACTGGAGTGTGACAACGTGAGCGAACAAGTTCTCGATACCAGCCACTGGATGGGACAAGAGCGTCCACAGGAAGTGAATGCCGCATTGGCTGCATGGCTGGCCCGGTCACTCCCGCATTACTGGCCAAAGCCAGCCCGGACTTACTAG